The genomic interval CACCGAGCACGGCACGCCGTATCTCGTGGCCGGGACCCGGATGATCGGCGGCGGCTCGACCGGCTACATGCTCAAGTCCCTTGAGCCGGAGGCGAAGGACCTCAACTCCCTCGCCTGGTCGCTGGGTATCGCCACCGGGCTCGCGCTGATCGGTTCCGCGCTACTCGCGCAGGCCGCCGCGACGACCGTCCTCAAGCCCGTGCACCGGCTCGGCATCGCCGCGCGCCGGCTCGGCGAGGGCAAGCTCGACACCCGGCTGCGGGTCTCCGGGACCGATGAACTCGCCGAACTGTCACGGACGTTCAACCAGACCGCCGAGGCGCTGGAGAAGCGGGTCGCCGACATGGCCGCCCGGGACGACGCCTCGCGCCGGTTCGTCGCCGACATGTCCCACGAACTGCGCACCCCGCTGACCGCGATCACGGCGGTGGTGGAGGTGCTCGAAGAGGAACTCGACGCCGAGACCGGCAGCGTGGACCCGATGATCGAGCCCGCCGTACGCCTCGTCGTCAGCGAGACCAAGCGGCTCGGCGACCTCGTCGAGAACCTGATGGAGGTCACCCGCTTCGACGCGGGCACCGCCCGGCTCGTCCTCGACGACGTCGACCTCGCCGACCAGATCACCGCGTGCCTCGACGCCCGCGCCTGGCTGGACGCCGTGGACCTGGACGCCGAACGCGGCATCCACTCCCGGCTCGACCCGCGCCGCCTCGACGTCATCCTCGCCAACCTCATCGGCAACGCCCTCAAGCACGGCGGCTCGCCGGTCAGGGTGGCGGTGCGGCTGGAGGACGACGAACTCGTCATCGCGGTACGGGACCACGGCCCCGGCATCCCCGAGGACGTCCTGCCGCACGTCTTCGACCGCTTCTACAAGGCGAGCGCTTCCCGGCCGCGCTCCGAGGGCAGCGGCCTGGGCCTCTCCATCGCCCTGGAGAACGCCCGATTCCACGGCGGCGGGATCACCGCCGCCAACTCCCCCGACGGCGGCGCGGTGTTCACCCTGCGGCTGCCCAGGGACGCCTCCACGCTCACGGAGGAGACCGACAAGGGCGAGGGCGACGGCCCGGTCGGCTCGGTCGGCTCCGAGGGGAACGCGTCATGACCGTACGACAGTTGATGACCCGGCCCCGGGAACGCGCCCTGGCGGTACGGCCGTTGCTCGCGCTGCCCCTGCTCGGCCTGCTGCTCGCCGGGTGCGGGATCCGGGCCACGGAGGTGCCGACCGACTTCGGGGCGGCGCCGTCCCGGGTACCGTGCACGCTCACCGAGCCGGACGTGTCGCCGCAGGCCGCGCGCGGGGTGCCCGTGCAGGTGTTCCTGCTGTGCGGGTCGTCGCTGGTGACCGTCGACCGGGCCGTACAGGTGCCGGACGGCACGGCGGACGTGCTGCGGCGCGTCATCGTCGCCCAGGGGCTGCTGGACCAGCTCGCGGAGTCGCCGTCGTCGGGCGAGAAGGACGCCGGGTACACGACCGACGTGCGCGGCGGCATGACGGTGAGCGGGCCGCGTGCCAAGGATCCCAAGGACGCGCTGCGGCTGAGCAATTCACCGGCCGACCTGACGTCGTACGCGCTCGCCCAGATCGTCTGTACGTTCTCCGACTCGGCCGCGGCCGAGGGCGACGGCTCCGTCATCCTCGGCGGCCCGGACGGCTCGCCGCTGCGCCGTTACGAGTGCACGGACGACGTCCGCTCCGACCCGGGCACCAAGGCGCCACCGTCCAGCGAGGTGACGGGCGGCTGAAGCCGCGTGCGCCCCGGGGGTGAACGAGGCGCGAAAAGGGGCGTGTGGCGCAGGCCTCACCCTGGTGCTCGGTGCCTACCCGGAACCGATCGTGCCGGAGAGGGCGTCTTGTGGGGCGTGCAGCGTCAAGGCTCCATCGGCGGCAGCGCCGCGATTCGCATCCGTGTGGCGGGAGGTGTCCTCCTCGTCGCACATCTCGTGCTCGTCGCCTGGGTCACGCTGCGCCCAAGGGACGTCCCCTGGGTGATGCCCCCGAATCTGCACCCACTGGCCAGTATCCGGGCCGATCTCGGCATGGGCTGGCCGGAGGCGTCGAAGCGGATCGGCGAGGGCCTCGCGCTGCTGGCCCCGCTGGGTGTCCTGCTCCCGATGGTGAGCGGCAGGCTCCATGTCTCCCCGCTCGCGTCCTTCATCCGTACGGTCGCGGCGGGCGCCCTGATCTCCCTGGGCATCGAGCTGCTCCAGACCGGGGTGCCCGGCCAGGTCGTCGACATCGACTCGCTGCTGATGAACACGGTGGGCGTGGCCCTCGCGCACGCCGCGATCGTCCCGGCGGCCCGCTCCTGGCTCCGCCGCAGGGCCGAGAGCCGGCCGCCCCTGACCGTCCTCCAGGAGGAACCGGCTCAGGGACGGACCCCGACGATTCCCAGGGTCGGCATCGCACCGTAGAGCGACGCCGGGCGGGCGGCGGCTCCGTACGGTTGAAGGCAGACGGGGCGACCACACGGGGAGCCTCGGACAGCCGCTCGCGAAGGAGCCAACCATGACCGCCATTGCCCGCCCCACCCAAGGCCGCATGATCGGCGGAGTGTGCGCAGCGCTGGCGCGGCGCTTCGGTACCTCCGCGACCACGATGCGGGTGATCTTCCTGGTCTCCTGCCTGCTGCCCGGCCCGCAGTTCCTGCTCTACATCGCGCTGTGGATCCTGTTCCCGGCCGAGGACAAGGTGCGCACCGAGGCCTGGTAGGACCCCGGCGCGCGTACGCCGATGGGGCGCACCCTCGTCCGGGGTGCGCCCCATCGGCGCGTTCGGGGGCGGGGGCTCAGCCCAGCGGGATGCCGTTCAGCGGGACGCCGTGGGTGGGCAGGCCCGTCTGCGACAGGGGCAGGCCGCCCAGCAGCCCGGCGACGGGCGCGGTCGGGCCGTCGGACAGCACCTTCTCGGCGGCCGGCTGCACGGCGGACAGACCACCGGCGAGCGCGGGCTGCGCCTGGCTCAGGGCCTGGCCGGCACCCGGCAGCGCCTTGGCGACGTTCTCCGCGGGCAGCGTGTGGGTCACGGTGCCCAGCGCCTGGGTGGCGTCCGGAAGCGCCGGAGCCGCGCTCGCGGCACCCGCGCCTACGGCGGCGAAGGCGGCACCGAGGGCGGCGACACCGAGGGTCTTGGCAGCAGACTGCTTCATGGTGAATGCGTCCTTGAATGGGAAGACGGGAGATGTGAGCGGTCCAAGACCGTAAACACGCGAAGGCACCCGCCGCAAACATCGAAATGCGGACGGATTGTGAACACCCGCCCGCATTCCGGTCCCACCCCTCAGCCCCGTTCAGCCCTCTTCAACCGTAGAACCGCTGGTGGAAGCGGTCTGCCGGAACAGCCATTCGGATTTCAGCTCGGCATATCCGGGCTTGATCACGTCATTGATCATGGCGAGTCGTTCATCGAAAGGAATGAATGCTGACTTCATAGCATTGACGGAGAACCACTGCATGTCGTCGAGCGAATAACCGAACGCCTCGACAAGGTGCTCGAATTCGTTGCTCATGCTGGTGTGGGACATCAACCTGTTGTCCGTATTGACCGTGGCGCGAAAATGCAGCTTGCGCAGCAGCCCGATGGGGTGCTCGGCGTAGGAGTCGGCGGCGCCGGTCTGGAGGTTGGAGCTGGGGCACAGCTCCAGCGGGATGCGCTTGTCGCGCACGTACGACGCGAGGCGGCCCAGCTCGACCGAACCGTCCTCCTTCACCTGGATGTCGTCGATGATGCGCACCCCGTGCCCGAGCCGGTCGGCGCCGCACCACTGCAACGCCTGCCAGATCGACGGCAGCCCGAAGGCCTCACCGGCGTGGATCGTGAAGTGGTTGTTCTCGCGCTTCAGATACTCGAAGGCGTCCAGGTGCCGGGTGGGCGGGAACCCGGCCTCCGCGCCCGCGATGTCGAAGCCGACGACGCCCAAGTCGCGGTAACGGTTGGCGAGTTCGGCGATCTCCAGCGAACGGGCCGCATGCCGCATCGCGGTGAGCAGCGCCCCGACCCGGATCCGCCGACCGCTCTCCCGCGCGAGCGACTCCCCTTGCCGGAAGCCCTCGTTGACGGCCTCGACGACCTCTTCGAGGCTGAGCCCGCCGTCGAGGTGCTGCTCGGGCGCGTACCGCACCTCCGCGTAGACGACCCCGTCCTCGGCGAGATCCTCGGCGCACTCGCGGGCCACCCGGATCAGCGCGTCCCGGGTCTGCATCACGGCGACCGTGTGCGAGAACGTCTCCAAGTACCGCTCCAGCGAACCGGAGTCGGCGGCCTCGGCGAACCACACGCCGAGCTTGTCGGGGTCGGTCTCGGGGAGTCCGGTGTACCCGGCGTCCCGCGCGAGTTCGACGATCGTCCCCGGGCGGAGACCGCCGTCGAGGTGGTCGTGCAGCAGAACCTTCGGCGCCCGGCGGATCTGGTCCGGCGTCGGGGTGTTCGGGGTGCTCTGGCTCGTCATTTCCGCACTCTAACTCCTACGCGCGTAGATCGCCCGCTGTACGAATCCGTCGATACGTAACGGTGACCGCGCGGAAGGATGGCGTACACGCTCGCTTCTGACACTGTTCTGTCATGGCACAGCAAGCGACGCCGGTCAGGACGGCCCGGCTGGGGAGAGCGCTCGGTCCCGAACCGACCTCGGTGAGCGGCGTGGTGCTGCTGCTCCCCGGCGGCGAGGAGGTGTCCAGCCGCAGACCCTCACCCATGTTGGCGACGGCCTCCGTACGGACGTTGGGCCGCCGACTGGCCCGCGCGGGCACCGGTGACGGGCTCGCCGCGCATGTCGTCCACTACCGCTGTCGCGGCTGGAACGGCAGCGAGGCGTCTCTCGCGCACGACGCGGCGTGGGCGGTGGAGGAGGTCGTACGGCGGTACGGGGACGTGCCCGTGTGTCTCACCGGGATCGACATGGGCGCCCGCGCGGCGTTGCGCTCCGCGGGGCACGAGGCGGTGAACTCCGTTGTCGCGCTGGCTCCTTGGCTGCCGGAACAGGATGTCGCCGCGCCACCCGAACCGGTGAAGCAGCTTGCGGGGCGGCGGGTGTTGATCGTGCACGGCACGAACGACGAACGGACCGATCCCGAGTTGTCGTTCCGGTTGGCGGCTCGGGCGAAGAAGGCGAACCGGGACATCTGTCGGTTCGAAGTGCATTCCGATGGGCACGGGTTGCATCAGCATCGGCAGGAAGTGCATGCGCTGACGCAGGACTTCGTGATGGGGGCGTTGTTCGGGCGGGCGGTTTCTCGGCCTGTTGAGGATGCGCTTCAGGCTCCGCCGCCGTTGGGGTTGCGGATGCCGTTGGCTGCGGGGTTTGGGCGGTCGCTTCGCAGGGGCTGATCTTTCGTTGCGGTGTGCGGGTTGTGTGTGGCTGGTCGCGCCCGCGCGGCGGAGCCGCAAATTGACACAGCCCCGCGCCCCTTAGGTGGAACAGCCTTACGTCGGTAGCAAGTTGCCCCTTCTTGACAACAGGAACTGCTTAAAAGCTGCCACCGGTGGGGTGTCTGGGTGGCCGTCCAACCACGCCACGCCGATTTCCCTCACCGCCCTCGGAGCTGTGACCGTCAGCTCGGCAACTCCTGGGCGGGGTACGGCTGGTGGAGGCAGGAGGGCGACCCCTAGGCCCGCCGCCACCAGGCCCCGTAGGGTCTCGGCCTCCTCCCCCTCGAAGGCGATCTTCGGGCGGAAGCCGGCCTCCTTGCAGACGGCGTCGGTGAT from Streptomyces sp. NBC_01288 carries:
- a CDS encoding ATP-binding protein, which produces MTDAPGGIRGWRPGRKGVLWRLRFTSLRLRLVVVFGLVALTAAVSASGIAYWLNREAVLTRAQDAVLRDFRQEMQNRAGALPVHPTQDELMRTAGQMANSSQRFSVLLVGEDANDKTVYGNSGGLNGFSLEDVPKSLRTAVNKQQSVSDGNKEPYHLYWQRVTEHGTPYLVAGTRMIGGGSTGYMLKSLEPEAKDLNSLAWSLGIATGLALIGSALLAQAAATTVLKPVHRLGIAARRLGEGKLDTRLRVSGTDELAELSRTFNQTAEALEKRVADMAARDDASRRFVADMSHELRTPLTAITAVVEVLEEELDAETGSVDPMIEPAVRLVVSETKRLGDLVENLMEVTRFDAGTARLVLDDVDLADQITACLDARAWLDAVDLDAERGIHSRLDPRRLDVILANLIGNALKHGGSPVRVAVRLEDDELVIAVRDHGPGIPEDVLPHVFDRFYKASASRPRSEGSGLGLSIALENARFHGGGITAANSPDGGAVFTLRLPRDASTLTEETDKGEGDGPVGSVGSEGNAS
- a CDS encoding VanZ family protein, yielding MQRQGSIGGSAAIRIRVAGGVLLVAHLVLVAWVTLRPRDVPWVMPPNLHPLASIRADLGMGWPEASKRIGEGLALLAPLGVLLPMVSGRLHVSPLASFIRTVAAGALISLGIELLQTGVPGQVVDIDSLLMNTVGVALAHAAIVPAARSWLRRRAESRPPLTVLQEEPAQGRTPTIPRVGIAP
- a CDS encoding prolyl oligopeptidase family serine peptidase, whose protein sequence is MAQQATPVRTARLGRALGPEPTSVSGVVLLLPGGEEVSSRRPSPMLATASVRTLGRRLARAGTGDGLAAHVVHYRCRGWNGSEASLAHDAAWAVEEVVRRYGDVPVCLTGIDMGARAALRSAGHEAVNSVVALAPWLPEQDVAAPPEPVKQLAGRRVLIVHGTNDERTDPELSFRLAARAKKANRDICRFEVHSDGHGLHQHRQEVHALTQDFVMGALFGRAVSRPVEDALQAPPPLGLRMPLAAGFGRSLRRG
- a CDS encoding adenosine deaminase, which translates into the protein MTSQSTPNTPTPDQIRRAPKVLLHDHLDGGLRPGTIVELARDAGYTGLPETDPDKLGVWFAEAADSGSLERYLETFSHTVAVMQTRDALIRVARECAEDLAEDGVVYAEVRYAPEQHLDGGLSLEEVVEAVNEGFRQGESLARESGRRIRVGALLTAMRHAARSLEIAELANRYRDLGVVGFDIAGAEAGFPPTRHLDAFEYLKRENNHFTIHAGEAFGLPSIWQALQWCGADRLGHGVRIIDDIQVKEDGSVELGRLASYVRDKRIPLELCPSSNLQTGAADSYAEHPIGLLRKLHFRATVNTDNRLMSHTSMSNEFEHLVEAFGYSLDDMQWFSVNAMKSAFIPFDERLAMINDVIKPGYAELKSEWLFRQTASTSGSTVEEG
- a CDS encoding ATP-binding protein, with the translated sequence MKQSAAKTLGVAALGAAFAAVGAGAASAAPALPDATQALGTVTHTLPAENVAKALPGAGQALSQAQPALAGGLSAVQPAAEKVLSDGPTAPVAGLLGGLPLSQTGLPTHGVPLNGIPLG
- a CDS encoding PspC domain-containing protein — its product is MTAIARPTQGRMIGGVCAALARRFGTSATTMRVIFLVSCLLPGPQFLLYIALWILFPAEDKVRTEAW